A region of the Rhodospirillales bacterium genome:
ATGCACCAAGATGTCCTGAGTTTGATGCCGAAGGCCGACATCAGCCGTCGTTCTTTCGTGACCGGCGCGACCGCGATCGCCGGATTTGCTATTGCGGCGGGTCCGGTCAACGCCCAGACAGTGGTCACCACCGATACGGGCGGGCTGATCGCCGGGATGGGACAGGTGCCCGTCGCCGGTGGCATGATGCCGGCCTATTACGCCATGCCGGCCAACGGCGGACCGTTTCCGACCGTGCTGGTGGTGCAGGAAATCTTCGGCGTGCATGAGCACATCAAGGACGTTTGCCGCCGCCTCGGCAAGCTCGGGTACATGGCCGTCGCGCCTGAGCTTTACTTCCGCCAGGGCGATCCGTCGAAGCTCCCGGACGTGCCGACCATCTTCAAGGAAATCGTCTCAAAGGTTGCGGATGCGCAGGTGATGGCGGATCTCGACTCGACTGCCGCCTGGGCCATCGCCCAGAAGAGCGCCAACCCCGACAAATTCGCCGTCACCGGCTTCTGCTGGGGCGGGCGCATCACGTGGCTCTATTCGGCGCACAGCCCACGGGTGAAAGCGGGCGTCGCTTGGTACGGCCGATTGGTCGGGGACAAGAATGCCATGACCCCGCGCCAGCCGGTCGACATCGCCGCCGAACTCAAGGCGCCGGTACTGGGGCTTTACGGCGCCGCCGATCAGGGCATCCCGGTCGCCACGGTCGACCAGATGAAGGCGGCCCTGAAGGCGGCCAAGGTCGCGACCGATTGGGTGGTCTACCCTGACGCGCCGCACGCCTTCCACGCCGATTACCGTCCGACCTACCGCGAGGGACCGGCCAAGGACGGCTGGAAGAAGATGCAGGAGTGGTTCAAGAAACACGGGGTTTGAGAATCCCGGAACGAAGGGTCGCGGGGGACAAAAGTCGTTTCATCCCCCGCGATTTTTTTTGCTAGGATGGCCGCCATGCGCGGCCATCGATACGCTTCAATCCTGCTGGTATCGCTCGTGACGAGTTTGGCCGCCGAGCCGGCATTGGCGCAGTTCAATCCCTTCTCGGGCGTTGTGTCCGCGATCGAGGCGGCAGCCGAGGACCGCAGCGCAGCTGACATCGCCGCCGATGCCAAGATCAAGACCGTGATCGTTGCGCGACTCACCGACAATCTCGGTAAGGAAGGCGCGCTGCTGGGCGTCGACGTTTACGAGCAGGAGGTGATGCTGACCGGAACGGTTTCAACGGCCGAAACCAAGACATCCGCCGGCAAGGTCGCGGCCGGGGTCGAAGGGGTGAAGAAGGTTTATAACGAAGTGCTGCTGGAGAGCGTGATCGCTGCCGACGACAAGGGGAAGCCCACCGCCAATATCGTGGACGACACGGTGATCGAGGCCAAAATCAAGGCGCTCTACATCGAAGGCAAGGGTATTAACGTCACCAACTGGCGATGGCGTTCGGTCAAGGGGCGCGTCTTCCTGTTCGGGCGCGCCTTGACCAAGGACGAGCACGCGAAGGCGGTTCAGATCGCCAAGGACGTTTCCGGCGTCGTCTTGGTCGTCAGCCGGGCCAAAATTCGACCCAAGTCGTAATGCCGTCGCGTCGTTTGTTCGTGGGCGATGGAAAATCTCCGATCAATCGGGTTTGGATCGCGGGCATTTTCGTTGGCTTGAGCGCGGCAGTGATTACGCGCGTCTGGTTGTTTCAGGGCCTGGAGCCGAACCAGGATCACGCCTTTTCCATGCAGTGGATTCAATCGCTGCGAAGTGCCGAACATTTCTGGCCGGCAGGTCAGGCGGGAGATTCTCTGATCGTCGCATTGAGCAAAGACGACAAAAGCTGGCTTCATACTCTGCTACGCCCGATTCACGCCGCCGGATTGCTCGTTCTTACCCTCGTCGCGCAGTCCTGGTTTTACCTCGGGTCTTTTTTTGTCGGCGCGGATTCGGTGGGGCAAATCGCCCTCAGCATCGCGGCGCAGGCCGCTGCCATCGGCATGCTCGGGGTCATCGGATTTTCGGCCCGTAACGGTGGCCCCGCGATCGCGACGCTGGCGATCGTTTTCGCTGTTGGCGCATCCTTTTTGCACGGCTTCGCGCCGTTAGGGGCCCATAACGTCGCCTTACTTGCCTTGATGGCGGCGCTGCTGGCTTTTGATCGCGTTCTCAAAAAGGCGACAATACCGGAAGGACCCTCGAGGCGGGAAATCGCCGTTGCTTTCATTCTTCAGGCCGTTGCGCTTTACACGTATTACAGCATCGTATTCCTTCTGCCGGTCGCGGTGTTCTTATCGCTTTTGTTCTTGCCGGATATACCGGGGTCATGGCGCGTGCGGTTAATCCTATGGCACGGCATGGCTACAGCGGCGGCGCTGGTGCCGGTTGCCGGTATCGTCATTCTGGAAATCGCGTCCGGCCGAAGCGGAGCCAACCAATCGTGGCTCTATTTCCTGACGTTGACGGTGACTCCTTCCCCATCGGGCGGGTCGCTGTCCTGGCAAAGCGCGCTGGAATGGTTTCGTGTCCATGCCGATATGTTCTCCGTTTCCGGTCTCGGCTTGGGCCTCGTGGGGCTTGTGTGGCTGGCGTGGCGCGGCCGGTGTCCGCTGCCGTTGGCGATCGTGTTTGTGCATCTGCTCGTGTCGATCGTCATGACCCAGTTCAGGCAATATGACCGCACGTCGGTCTACGCCGTTCCCTTTCTGGCGCTGGGTATGGCCGCGGCGGTCGTGGCGGTATGGCGGACGCGAATTTTGTGGTTACGATTGGCGATGCTGGTGATCGTAGGCGGACATATGGCCGTCGACACGCCGCGCCTGCGGTCGCCGGACAAAACTCCCGCCTGGGGCCATTATTACCAGAAGCAAGGTTCGTTCCGCGCCTTGATGGGCGACATTTCACGGCATCTCCCGCCTAATGCCGTGTTGATGCTATCCGATTACGGGCGCACCCATCGTTGGCGCGCGTTGTCCTATGGAACGGGCGGCCCCGAGATCGCAACCCCTCTTGAAACCCTTGCCGGACGGGATGCGCGGCAACTGGATCGCTATCCCCCAACCGGCATGCGAAACGACCGGCCGGTCTTCGTTCTATTGTCCGCCGAGATCTCGCTCGATCCAACGGTATTTGCGCGCATCGTTTGCGACAATGTCGCGCGGGCGTGCGGTCGGCCGGCGGGCATTGACCACGTGACGCGCTTCTCCGATCCCGATCTGCCCGGAAGGTTCTTGAGCCTTTATCGCGTCAACTGGGTTTTGGCCCGCCTGGGCTAAAGCACACAAGTACGGAATCCCGCAAACACGTCGCGGCGTTCAGGAACGAAGAAGTTGCGGTAAGCGCAATTCGCAAGTCGGCCGGGCGTCGCCCAGGCGCCGCCGCGCAGCACCTTGTGAGTACCTCCGAACCAGGGTTGGGAATAGTCGGCATAGATGTCGGGCGAAAATCCGGGATAGGGCTCGAAATCGCTCGCGGTCCATTCCCAGACGTTACCGATCATCTGCCGGCAGCCGAAAGCGCTGTCGCCCGCCGGACACGCCGCGACATCGACCGGGCCGAGTGCGTATCCGTCCAGATTGGCGCGTGCTGGATCTGGTCCGGCTTCGCCCCACGGGTATTTACGCTTGCCGGGCGCGAGGGTGCCGCCGACCGGCGTTCCCGCCGCCGCCGCTTCCCACTCGGCTTCGGTCGGCAGGCGCCGGTTGGCCCAGCGGCAGTAGGCTTCCGCTTCGTGCCAGTTGACGTGGTAGACCGGCCGATGGGGGCGAAGTTCGGCCTCGCGGTCGAAGGTGCGGACGCGCCAGCCGTCGCCGTCGCGAATCCAATAGATTGGATGCTCGGCAATGGCCAATGTCCGCCATGCCCAACCGTCCTCGCTCCAGAGTTCGCGGCGTTGGTAGCCGTTGTCCGCCACGAACGCCTGGAACTCGGCATTAGTCACCGGCGCGCGGGCGATGCGAAAGGGTTCGATCCGCACCTCATGCGCCCATTTTTCGTTGTCGAAGACGAACGGCGTTCCCGGTTCGCTGCCGAGCCGAAAGATACCGCCCGGCACGGCGACGTCGCCGGGATGCGGGCCGGCCTCGGCGTTTTCGGGCGCCTTTCCGGCGATCGCCGGCGCGGGATAGGCGAGGGTTTGGCGCATGTACGTGAACGCCTCGCCGTGCATGTCCTCGTGCATCAGTGTCAGGCGAAAAAGGTATCGTACGCGATCGTCGAGCGGTCCTTGCGCCAGCCGCGCGCGCATGGCATCGAGCACGCTGGTCATATAGGCGACCGTGCCGTTGC
Encoded here:
- a CDS encoding dienelactone hydrolase family protein; translation: MHQDVLSLMPKADISRRSFVTGATAIAGFAIAAGPVNAQTVVTTDTGGLIAGMGQVPVAGGMMPAYYAMPANGGPFPTVLVVQEIFGVHEHIKDVCRRLGKLGYMAVAPELYFRQGDPSKLPDVPTIFKEIVSKVADAQVMADLDSTAAWAIAQKSANPDKFAVTGFCWGGRITWLYSAHSPRVKAGVAWYGRLVGDKNAMTPRQPVDIAAELKAPVLGLYGAADQGIPVATVDQMKAALKAAKVATDWVVYPDAPHAFHADYRPTYREGPAKDGWKKMQEWFKKHGV
- a CDS encoding BON domain-containing protein translates to MAAMRGHRYASILLVSLVTSLAAEPALAQFNPFSGVVSAIEAAAEDRSAADIAADAKIKTVIVARLTDNLGKEGALLGVDVYEQEVMLTGTVSTAETKTSAGKVAAGVEGVKKVYNEVLLESVIAADDKGKPTANIVDDTVIEAKIKALYIEGKGINVTNWRWRSVKGRVFLFGRALTKDEHAKAVQIAKDVSGVVLVVSRAKIRPKS
- the egtB gene encoding ergothioneine biosynthesis protein EgtB → MADAEAEKLAGLLAEAHARTLALIDGLSDVQLMGPRLDIVNPFRWEAGHIAWFHEYFALRGLDPAHRPAIAGADALYNSSTVPHDARWILPLPDRNGTVAYMTSVLDAMRARLAQGPLDDRVRYLFRLTLMHEDMHGEAFTYMRQTLAYPAPAIAGKAPENAEAGPHPGDVAVPGGIFRLGSEPGTPFVFDNEKWAHEVRIEPFRIARAPVTNAEFQAFVADNGYQRRELWSEDGWAWRTLAIAEHPIYWIRDGDGWRVRTFDREAELRPHRPVYHVNWHEAEAYCRWANRRLPTEAEWEAAAAGTPVGGTLAPGKRKYPWGEAGPDPARANLDGYALGPVDVAACPAGDSAFGCRQMIGNVWEWTASDFEPYPGFSPDIYADYSQPWFGGTHKVLRGGAWATPGRLANCAYRNFFVPERRDVFAGFRTCVL